From Polaribacter butkevichii, a single genomic window includes:
- a CDS encoding family 43 glycosylhydrolase, with product MKLHKLIFFFLFAFSFQFFSQVNSIKNGTFWRDTAGNRINAHGVAIIKHQGIFYMIGNDMRDAFTFKGINLYASTDLMNWEFKKTIIDKNTNNELKNLERITERPCLIYNALTNTFVVWVKYQNASYTNNKAAVFYASTIDGSYTYDREFFPKGYDSNDASMFVDTDGKAYYVSTNKANQSLNLYTLTANFRGAEDATVLFSGQNKEAPVIFKKDNIYYMLSSTKTGWDPNQMQYSTSTNLKSGWSSWKNVGNKITFDSQPTDVLTITGTAGTNYYYVGDRWRDPDIRNSKTVLFPLTVNNGTLSMNYVREFKINLTTSTWSAFDDNAYVPKNNWSVVSVSSQETVSGNFPLTNVFDGNKNTIWHSRYNSGQDNFPHEFVIDLGASYSISGLSYVPRLDNSLNGILRDFQLFLSEDGINWGAPVASGWLGYWSELYFQQKSAKFIKFVALSDFNETSFATASEIKLIISSEYTSGGINSYYNTDSLGWKSGTNIQVNQGSQVQFGPQAQDNFGQTQYFGTFSWHGPNGYYFNGRAPVLNNIQSKDLGTYTAFYLDDKFNVQKQAIEVFSNTILSTKNINLEESQISVYPNPAKNILTIKNADDDTLYKVYNILGKELIKNTGKTIDISKLDVGYYVILINNKAHKFVKE from the coding sequence ATGAAATTACATAAACTTATATTTTTCTTCTTGTTCGCATTTTCTTTTCAGTTTTTTAGTCAAGTTAACTCTATAAAAAACGGTACTTTTTGGAGAGATACAGCGGGTAATAGAATTAATGCCCATGGTGTTGCAATCATAAAACATCAAGGAATTTTTTATATGATTGGTAATGATATGAGAGATGCCTTTACTTTTAAGGGCATTAACTTATATGCTTCTACAGATTTAATGAATTGGGAGTTTAAAAAAACAATTATTGATAAAAATACAAACAATGAATTAAAAAACTTAGAACGGATTACAGAAAGGCCTTGTTTAATTTACAATGCTTTAACAAATACTTTTGTAGTATGGGTTAAATACCAAAATGCGTCATATACCAATAATAAAGCAGCTGTTTTTTATGCTAGCACAATAGATGGAAGTTACACTTATGATAGAGAGTTTTTTCCGAAAGGATATGATTCTAATGATGCTAGTATGTTTGTAGATACAGATGGTAAAGCTTATTACGTATCAACAAATAAAGCAAATCAAAGTTTAAATTTATACACATTAACAGCTAATTTTAGAGGTGCAGAAGATGCAACTGTTTTATTTTCTGGACAGAATAAAGAAGCGCCTGTTATTTTTAAAAAAGATAATATTTATTATATGCTATCATCTACTAAAACAGGTTGGGATCCTAACCAAATGCAATATAGTACTTCTACAAACTTAAAAAGTGGTTGGTCTTCTTGGAAAAACGTAGGAAATAAAATTACATTCGATTCTCAGCCTACAGACGTTTTAACAATTACAGGTACAGCAGGTACTAATTATTATTATGTGGGTGATAGATGGAGAGATCCAGATATTAGAAATTCTAAAACAGTACTATTTCCGTTAACAGTTAATAACGGAACATTAAGTATGAATTATGTAAGAGAATTTAAAATCAATTTAACAACAAGTACTTGGTCTGCTTTTGATGATAATGCCTACGTTCCAAAAAATAATTGGAGTGTAGTATCTGTTTCTAGTCAAGAAACAGTTTCTGGTAATTTTCCTTTAACAAATGTTTTTGATGGTAATAAAAATACAATATGGCACTCTCGTTACAATTCTGGACAAGATAATTTTCCTCATGAATTTGTAATAGATTTGGGTGCTAGTTATAGTATTTCTGGCTTAAGTTACGTGCCAAGATTAGATAATAGTTTAAATGGAATTCTTAGAGATTTTCAACTTTTTTTAAGTGAGGATGGCATTAATTGGGGAGCTCCGGTTGCTTCTGGTTGGTTAGGGTATTGGAGCGAACTATATTTTCAACAAAAAAGTGCTAAATTTATAAAGTTTGTTGCGCTTTCAGACTTTAATGAAACTAGTTTTGCAACCGCATCAGAAATAAAATTAATAATTAGTAGCGAGTATACATCTGGAGGAATAAATTCTTACTACAACACAGATAGTCTAGGCTGGAAATCTGGAACAAACATTCAAGTAAACCAAGGAAGTCAAGTGCAATTTGGACCACAAGCGCAAGATAATTTTGGGCAAACACAATATTTTGGAACATTTAGTTGGCATGGACCTAATGGTTATTATTTTAATGGAAGAGCACCTGTGTTAAATAATATTCAGTCGAAAGATTTAGGTACTTACACAGCTTTTTATTTAGATGATAAATTTAATGTTCAAAAACAGGCAATAGAAGTGTTTTCTAATACCATATTATCTACCAAAAACATTAATCTTGAAGAATCGCAAATTTCTGTATATCCAAACCCTGCAAAAAATATTTTAACTATTAAAAATGCAGACGATGATACTCTTTATAAAGTTTATAATATTCTCGGAAAGGAGCTAATTAAAAACACAGGAAAAACTATTGATATCTCTAAATTAGATGTTGGGTATTATGTTATTTTAATAAACAACAAGGCACACAAATTTGTTAAAGAATAA
- a CDS encoding glycoside hydrolase family 2 TIM barrel-domain containing protein, whose protein sequence is MKNFTQLLLLILLIIACQENEITKPIYTSEKWENPEWENPEIFQINREAPKATFYNYNNENDALSNKGWQNSASYKTLNGTWSFYYADSVQARPVDFYKNDFSLKGWDQIEVPSNWEMKGFGLPVYVNAGYVFPKNPPFIDHSINNVGSYKRTINISKDWGNKEVFLHFAGVSGAMYVYVNGEKVGYNEGSKTAAEFNVTEFIKTGENQIAVQVLRWSDGSYMEDQDFWRLSGIERDVYLRAENKLHIKDIRLNGNLSSDYSKGIFSLDIELDNFSKKEQAAAIEITLLDKDKVLKKYSKKLNVSADNSSSAGFNETLSDIKSWSAETPNLYTTLITLKDIDSNVLQSTALKVGFRNIKIKNNQFLINGKPVLIKGVNLHDHDESEGHVVSKELTIKDLKIMKENNVNAIRCSHYPKNPFFYELCDEYGFYVIDEANIESHGMGTTNQGLDNDEKRKSVHPAYLPQWKAMHLDRTIRMFERDKNHPSIVTWSLGNEAGNGDNFFTTYKWLKDNDSTRPTQYEGATGYANTDIQAPMYMLIHDMINYAENDPKRPMIQCEYSHAMGNSLGNFKDYWNAFRKYDVLQGGFIWDWVDQGIKTKTDDGQEFWAYGGDLGASHIKNDGNFCLNGVVNPDRTAHPALEELKKVYQNIHFKDMNFKTGKVAVYNEFFFRDLNEFNYSWKLFKNGSQIEKGTMTSTNVAPGETKTLALNLPKIDLNTGEFSLQLYAHTNTASHLVAKDYAVAKEEFIGGNYTPIYLETSKESLEVLKEENSLTLKSANFEAKFNTKTGTLNGLNYGDGNILVQGMQPNFWRATTDNDFGFNMPKEFGVWKEATETQTLISIEFKDGEKVIDISTLKERNSLNRKFANIKVVYQLPNELAKIQIDYKIEASGQITVTNSLRDVKKGVSNIPRFGNNFILNNNYNQVNWYGRGPQENYQDRNSAAFVGVYNSNVEDLYYPYIRPQENGYKTDVRWITFTETSGKGIKVLGPKMLSFSAHHQYNSDFDSGKEKQQRHTTDIVKRDFVNINIDTEQMGVGGDTSWWARPLNKYQIKAKNMSYAYSIIPIKN, encoded by the coding sequence ATGAAAAACTTTACCCAACTACTGCTTTTAATTTTATTGATTATTGCTTGTCAAGAAAACGAGATAACAAAACCAATTTATACATCAGAAAAATGGGAAAATCCAGAATGGGAAAACCCAGAAATTTTTCAGATAAATAGAGAAGCACCTAAAGCGACATTTTATAATTATAATAACGAAAATGATGCTTTAAGTAATAAAGGTTGGCAAAATTCTGCAAGCTATAAAACTTTAAACGGTACTTGGAGTTTTTATTATGCAGATAGTGTACAAGCAAGACCTGTAGATTTTTATAAAAACGATTTTAGCCTTAAAGGTTGGGATCAAATAGAGGTGCCATCAAATTGGGAAATGAAAGGATTTGGGCTTCCTGTTTATGTAAATGCAGGATATGTTTTTCCTAAAAACCCACCATTTATAGATCATAGTATTAACAATGTAGGGAGCTATAAAAGAACAATTAATATCTCTAAAGACTGGGGTAATAAAGAGGTTTTTTTACACTTTGCAGGTGTAAGTGGTGCTATGTATGTATATGTAAACGGAGAAAAAGTTGGCTACAATGAAGGTAGCAAAACTGCTGCTGAATTTAACGTTACAGAATTTATAAAAACTGGAGAAAACCAAATTGCTGTTCAAGTTTTACGTTGGTCTGATGGTAGTTATATGGAAGATCAAGATTTTTGGAGATTAAGTGGTATCGAAAGAGATGTGTATTTAAGGGCAGAAAATAAACTTCATATAAAAGATATTAGGTTAAATGGAAATTTGTCTTCAGATTACTCAAAAGGAATATTCAGCTTAGATATTGAACTAGATAATTTCTCTAAAAAAGAACAAGCTGCAGCCATTGAAATTACACTTTTAGATAAAGATAAGGTTTTAAAAAAATACTCAAAAAAGTTAAATGTTTCCGCAGATAACTCTTCATCTGCAGGTTTTAATGAGACACTTTCAGATATAAAATCGTGGTCAGCAGAAACACCAAATTTGTACACTACATTAATCACATTAAAAGATATAGACAGTAATGTTTTACAATCAACAGCTCTAAAAGTTGGTTTTAGGAATATTAAAATAAAAAATAATCAATTTTTAATTAACGGAAAACCTGTTCTAATTAAAGGAGTAAATCTGCACGATCATGATGAATCTGAAGGACATGTTGTAAGTAAAGAATTAACAATTAAAGATTTAAAAATAATGAAAGAAAACAACGTAAACGCAATACGTTGTAGCCATTACCCAAAAAATCCTTTTTTCTATGAACTTTGTGATGAGTATGGTTTTTATGTAATTGATGAAGCTAATATAGAAAGCCATGGAATGGGAACAACAAACCAAGGTTTAGATAATGATGAAAAAAGAAAAAGTGTGCATCCAGCATATTTACCTCAATGGAAAGCAATGCACTTAGATAGAACTATTAGAATGTTTGAGCGTGATAAAAACCACCCTTCAATTGTAACTTGGTCTTTAGGAAATGAAGCAGGTAATGGAGATAATTTTTTTACTACTTATAAATGGTTAAAAGATAATGATAGTACAAGACCAACACAATACGAAGGAGCAACAGGTTATGCAAATACAGATATTCAAGCACCTATGTATATGCTAATTCATGATATGATTAACTATGCTGAAAATGATCCTAAAAGACCAATGATACAATGTGAATATTCGCATGCAATGGGTAATAGTTTAGGTAACTTTAAAGATTATTGGAATGCTTTTAGAAAATATGATGTTTTACAAGGTGGTTTTATTTGGGATTGGGTAGACCAAGGTATAAAGACCAAAACAGACGATGGACAAGAATTTTGGGCTTATGGGGGAGATTTAGGCGCAAGTCATATAAAAAATGATGGTAATTTCTGTTTAAATGGTGTTGTAAACCCAGACAGAACTGCACACCCTGCATTAGAGGAATTAAAGAAAGTTTATCAAAATATACATTTTAAAGATATGAACTTTAAAACAGGTAAAGTAGCTGTTTATAATGAGTTTTTCTTTAGAGATTTAAATGAGTTTAATTATTCTTGGAAACTTTTTAAAAATGGTTCTCAAATAGAAAAAGGAACCATGACAAGTACAAATGTTGCTCCTGGAGAAACAAAAACACTAGCTTTAAACTTACCTAAAATAGACTTGAATACAGGTGAGTTTTCTTTACAATTATATGCACATACAAATACTGCATCTCATTTAGTTGCTAAAGATTATGCAGTTGCAAAAGAAGAGTTTATTGGTGGTAACTATACTCCAATATACTTAGAAACTTCAAAAGAAAGCTTAGAGGTTTTAAAAGAAGAAAACAGTTTAACCTTAAAATCTGCTAATTTCGAAGCAAAATTTAATACCAAAACGGGTACATTAAATGGTTTAAATTATGGAGATGGAAATATTTTAGTACAAGGCATGCAACCAAATTTTTGGAGAGCAACCACAGATAATGATTTTGGTTTTAATATGCCAAAGGAGTTTGGTGTTTGGAAAGAAGCTACAGAAACCCAAACATTAATTTCTATAGAGTTTAAAGATGGTGAAAAAGTTATAGATATATCAACTTTAAAAGAGCGTAATTCTTTAAATAGAAAATTTGCAAATATTAAAGTAGTATATCAATTGCCTAATGAATTAGCTAAAATTCAAATAGATTATAAAATAGAGGCTTCTGGTCAAATAACGGTTACAAACTCTTTAAGAGATGTAAAAAAAGGCGTTTCTAATATACCGCGTTTTGGAAATAATTTTATTTTAAATAACAACTATAATCAAGTAAATTGGTATGGTAGAGGACCACAAGAAAACTATCAAGACAGAAACTCTGCAGCATTTGTGGGAGTTTATAATTCTAATGTAGAAGACTTATATTATCCTTATATACGTCCGCAAGAAAATGGTTATAAAACAGATGTTCGTTGGATAACTTTTACAGAAACTTCTGGTAAAGGAATAAAAGTTTTAGGACCAAAAATGTTAAGTTTTAGTGCGCATCATCAATACAATTCAGATTTTGATTCAGGCAAAGAAAAGCAACAAAGACACACAACAGATATTGTAAAAAGAGATTTTGTAAATATCAATATAGATACTGAACAAATGGGTGTTGGAGGAGATACAAGTTGGTGGGCTAGACCTTTAAACAAATATCAAATTAAGGCAAAAAATATGAGCTATGCTTACAGTATAATTCCTATCAAAAATTAA
- a CDS encoding family 16 glycosylhydrolase translates to MSIILNYFLTETIHKKIRCSFILLFNLLAVNFLFSQEMVDTETPASAKPNGVDLFGDWEMTFSDEFNDTEIDGSKWGVSNSEKSRNSRPGLGISQWFWRPQNTWEVDGNLVLRVQKYNANTMTCGSVNSNNRFEKAFGYYETRIKIAQADKGTHTAFWFQGDNMGNIDGTGRDGAEVDIFESAWTGDYTKSVIHIDGYASAHKANTKRYETPGLHEGFHTFGVLWTPDAIKIYYDGKLKITYSDPKWIPQVPQYIWLSDGASFGFSGDNFTKEPIGTLTHAYVDYVRVWELDNYACLNPIKEVENLEYASNGATTDVVQNSLASNDSLLRFQSNGEGDEVILENICHTESGYYTYNLSGLTFSTFGQYKASIEIEEGVWHEFDQVLDLYGASVKEKLQTFGAIYLEKGNYNIKLTSVGKNANSTGYWGAFDVLNIKSSSTLDINFLDEISSEVLWTGEAEDASYIGASALQNCNTASNGQYINLNPVPNKNLNYTNVQVNEAGSYILNVAYMSANNRSAKVHVNGALLYNGFFERSGNWCDAGGQMAERTFLVNLNAGINAITISQSQENMPIFDKITILKGPSDIDKDGVPDVFDIDDDNDGVLDILDNCKTTPNTDQKDTDNNGIGDACDGNALNIDVFNSKDKLRIYPNPTNGKITITVKDFIKILELEIFDVTGKKVQTKILEKEVSEIIISPALAEGIYIFKFNTDNNYLWQKIILKK, encoded by the coding sequence ATGAGTATAATCTTAAATTATTTTTTAACTGAAACAATACATAAAAAGATAAGATGTAGTTTTATACTACTGTTTAATTTATTAGCTGTTAATTTTCTTTTTTCTCAAGAAATGGTGGATACTGAAACACCTGCATCTGCTAAACCAAATGGAGTTGATTTGTTTGGAGACTGGGAAATGACGTTTAGTGACGAGTTTAATGATACAGAAATAGATGGCTCTAAGTGGGGGGTGTCTAATAGCGAAAAATCTAGAAATTCTAGACCGGGTTTAGGAATTTCGCAATGGTTTTGGAGACCTCAAAACACTTGGGAAGTAGATGGAAACCTTGTTTTAAGAGTGCAAAAGTACAATGCCAATACAATGACTTGTGGTTCTGTAAACTCTAATAATAGGTTCGAAAAAGCTTTTGGTTATTATGAAACAAGAATTAAAATAGCACAAGCAGATAAAGGTACTCATACTGCGTTTTGGTTTCAGGGAGATAATATGGGCAATATAGATGGAACAGGAAGAGATGGAGCAGAAGTAGATATTTTTGAATCTGCTTGGACAGGAGATTATACAAAATCTGTAATACACATAGATGGTTATGCAAGTGCACATAAAGCAAATACAAAAAGGTATGAAACACCAGGCTTACATGAAGGTTTTCATACATTTGGTGTATTATGGACCCCAGATGCCATAAAGATTTATTATGATGGTAAATTAAAAATTACGTATTCAGATCCAAAATGGATTCCACAGGTACCACAATATATTTGGCTTTCAGATGGTGCTAGTTTTGGTTTTTCTGGAGATAATTTTACAAAAGAACCAATTGGGACACTTACACATGCTTATGTAGATTACGTTAGGGTTTGGGAATTAGATAATTATGCTTGTCTTAATCCTATTAAAGAGGTAGAAAATTTAGAATACGCAAGCAATGGAGCAACAACAGATGTTGTTCAAAATTCTTTAGCATCTAATGATTCGTTACTAAGATTCCAGTCAAATGGTGAAGGAGATGAAGTAATTTTAGAGAATATCTGCCATACAGAAAGTGGTTATTATACCTATAATTTATCAGGTTTAACCTTTAGTACTTTTGGTCAATATAAAGCATCCATAGAAATAGAAGAAGGTGTTTGGCATGAGTTTGATCAAGTATTAGATCTTTATGGAGCATCAGTTAAAGAAAAATTGCAAACTTTTGGAGCTATTTATCTAGAAAAAGGGAATTACAATATAAAATTAACTTCTGTGGGTAAAAATGCAAATTCTACAGGTTATTGGGGAGCTTTTGATGTGTTAAATATTAAGAGTAGTTCAACATTAGATATTAATTTTTTAGATGAAATTAGTTCAGAGGTTTTATGGACTGGCGAAGCTGAAGATGCTTCATATATAGGTGCAAGTGCGTTACAGAACTGTAATACTGCTTCAAATGGACAGTATATAAATTTAAATCCAGTACCAAACAAAAACTTAAACTATACAAATGTGCAAGTAAATGAGGCTGGCTCTTATATTTTAAATGTAGCATATATGTCTGCAAATAATAGAAGTGCAAAAGTTCACGTAAATGGAGCGCTTTTATACAATGGGTTTTTTGAAAGATCGGGCAATTGGTGTGATGCTGGAGGACAAATGGCAGAAAGAACTTTTCTGGTTAATTTAAATGCAGGAATAAATGCTATAACAATATCTCAATCTCAAGAAAATATGCCAATTTTTGATAAAATTACTATTCTAAAAGGCCCTTCAGATATAGATAAAGATGGGGTGCCAGATGTATTTGATATAGATGATGATAATGATGGTGTTTTAGATATATTAGACAATTGCAAAACAACCCCAAATACAGATCAAAAAGATACTGATAATAATGGTATTGGTGATGCTTGTGATGGAAATGCACTAAATATTGATGTTTTTAATTCAAAAGATAAGTTACGTATTTACCCAAATCCAACAAACGGAAAAATTACAATTACAGTTAAAGATTTTATTAAAATTTTAGAGTTGGAAATATTTGATGTTACAGGAAAAAAAGTGCAAACAAAAATTTTAGAAAAAGAAGTATCGGAAATTATAATATCGCCAGCTTTAGCAGAAGGTATTTATATTTTTAAGTTTAACACTG